In a single window of the Pseudohongiella acticola genome:
- a CDS encoding YehS family protein: MINNDVLRRLRYAFDYSDQQMMDVFAQAECKVSRDQVCNWLKPDEDPDFVFCDDVTLATFLNGLINTLRGKKEGPQPEPEHELSNNMIFMKLRIALNLKSDDVLAMLEDAGMSLSQHELTALFRKPGHKHYRQCKDQILRNFLKAIQIRCRDQSGTAGSGDAD, translated from the coding sequence ATGATCAACAACGATGTATTGCGCAGACTCCGATATGCCTTCGATTACAGCGACCAGCAGATGATGGATGTGTTTGCACAGGCGGAATGCAAAGTCTCTCGCGATCAGGTTTGCAACTGGCTGAAGCCGGATGAAGACCCTGATTTTGTTTTCTGCGACGATGTCACGCTGGCCACGTTTTTAAACGGATTGATTAATACCCTGCGTGGTAAAAAAGAAGGGCCGCAGCCTGAACCGGAGCACGAACTGAGCAATAACATGATTTTCATGAAGCTGCGTATTGCCTTGAACCTGAAGTCAGACGATGTGCTGGCCATGCTGGAAGATGCGGGCATGAGTCTTAGCCAGCATGAGCTGACGGCGCTGTTTCGAAAACCCGGACACAAACACTATCGGCAGTGCAAAGATCAGATTTTGCGCAATTTCCTTAAAGCCATTCAGATACGGTGCCGTGATCAGAGTGGCACAGCAGGGAGCGGTGATGCGGATTAG
- a CDS encoding CvfB family protein, which yields MLQLGKVYTLQVLELADIGVYLETGEADRLLLPRRQVPTGTAIGDSLRVFVYLDSEDRPVASMRMPVACVGQFAYLPVVDCNAVGAFLDWGLEKDLLVPFMEQHRPMEEGRSYLVYIYVDKVHGRIVASSKIDKFLDDDKPHRFNAGQPVDLIIANSTDLGFKAIINHNHWGVLHHADVTGRLSFGQSIQGYIRHVRPDGRIDLSLRPAAEVLDEHGSLIVAYLEKQGGFAPIHDKSSPAEIARVFKLSKSAFKKTIGRLYKQGVIDIRSDGIQLSPDA from the coding sequence ATGTTGCAACTAGGCAAAGTTTATACCCTGCAGGTCCTTGAATTGGCGGATATTGGCGTGTATCTGGAGACAGGTGAGGCCGACCGTTTGCTGTTGCCCCGGCGGCAGGTGCCGACGGGAACGGCCATCGGTGACAGCCTGCGGGTATTTGTCTACCTTGACAGTGAGGATCGACCGGTGGCGAGCATGCGCATGCCCGTTGCCTGTGTTGGACAGTTTGCCTATCTGCCTGTGGTTGATTGCAATGCGGTGGGTGCGTTTCTGGACTGGGGACTGGAAAAAGACCTGCTGGTGCCGTTCATGGAGCAGCACCGCCCCATGGAAGAGGGGCGCTCGTATCTGGTCTACATATATGTTGATAAAGTCCATGGCCGGATCGTGGCTTCGTCAAAAATTGACAAGTTTCTGGATGACGACAAACCTCATCGCTTTAACGCCGGTCAGCCCGTCGACCTGATCATCGCCAACAGTACTGATCTCGGATTCAAGGCAATCATCAATCACAACCATTGGGGTGTGCTGCATCATGCCGACGTGACCGGGCGGCTGAGTTTTGGTCAGAGCATCCAGGGTTATATTCGTCATGTCCGTCCCGATGGCCGTATCGACCTCTCCCTGCGGCCGGCTGCCGAGGTGCTGGATGAACACGGGTCTTTGATTGTCGCCTATCTCGAAAAGCAGGGCGGTTTTGCGCCGATCCATGACAAGTCATCACCTGCTGAGATCGCTCGTGTGTTTAAACTCAGCAAATCTGCGTTCAAGAAAACCATCGGTCGCTTGTACAAACAGGGCGTGATCGATATCCGATCGGACGGGATTCAACTTAGCCCCGATGCGTGA
- a CDS encoding RNA-binding S4 domain-containing protein produces the protein MKNIDTTGQQQAGPEPVDVEVNVIPVELYKVLKFEGLVGSGAEAKSVVADGMVLVNGAVETQKRKKIMADDVIEFAGQRLRIVFTGGEA, from the coding sequence TTGAAGAACATAGATACCACCGGACAGCAACAGGCCGGACCCGAACCCGTTGACGTTGAAGTTAATGTCATTCCCGTTGAGCTATACAAGGTGCTGAAATTTGAAGGCCTTGTAGGCAGTGGCGCAGAAGCCAAATCAGTTGTTGCTGATGGTATGGTGCTGGTCAACGGTGCGGTTGAAACCCAGAAGCGGAAAAAAATTATGGCAGATGATGTGATTGAATTTGCCGGCCAGCGTTTGCGGATTGTATTTACGGGAGGCGAAGCATGA